The nucleotide sequence TCTTCGGCCGCTATGGTCGGTTTCTGTGCACTGGAGCCCAACATAAACCCTAAAACCTGGAAGATTAATCTCTTGCAATCTTTCTGCACCGGATCGCTCTGGTGGTGCCCGTACGATGGGCGACGCAAGTTCGTCGGCTAATCTACTGAAGGAACAGGTgccctttcttctcttcttcaatTCGTCTAAACAATTTCATGCGGTGATCTCTGTCAAGGCAACCGATCTTATTACCAGTTTAATAGAAAGAGTGCTCTCGTTCCTCCACTCTTTGTTCATTCCATTTCATGCTTTTGCACTCTGTGCCAGTCCTTCAGTCCCCAGCTGGACTAAATATCATATCTCGATCAGGATTCAGGATTTCAGGGTAGTTGAATCTTTGTATTGTTTTAATGTTTATATCTGACAAGTGGTAACACAGGTCCGAATAGTTTGTTTGGAACAACTGTTAACAAGAAATGAGTTTTTTggttgttaaaaattatttttttcaagacAGAAAACTCTAACTTTGTTTTTGGAGACATAGAAAATAGAGTTCTTTTTAGCGTTACACTTCTGAATTTTACTAAACTGACGCTGTGCCTATCATTTATGATATGCTGAATTAAGGAATGGGCTGCGTAAATAAAAAGGATCAATAATCTCTCTGAAGATATTTGGAAGTTATATGATGCATACAGGTTGGAAAATTTGAGTCACCAGCTTTCTTGACCAAATCCTTCAAGTAATCTTTCAGCCAGGCTTCATTTTTAGGTGTCATCTGATTTGTTTTAAACTGTATTTTATTTCCTCCATTTCACAGTGCTGTCAATGCCATTATATGAGAATTGTTaatttgttattttcttactattttATCTCGTTTTTTGTTGAACATTGCAGAACCTTGTGAAACTGGAGCGAGAGCTAGAGTTCAGGATAGATCTTTTCAGCGGGTAATGACTTTCAATGTTTTCTAAATTCATTCACTTGTGAATTAAAATATCATGATCCAACATTAAAATTACAACTTATTCTTCTGGATTCTGGATCCTTTGTTTCacattttgtttcttattttggtTTGTTGCTTGGTATCtgtccatttttttttttgttattctaTTGATGTTTAATGTCGAGTTATATTTTCCTTGAACAAATCACATACCTTTCTATTTTCAGGCAAAATCATTTCACAGCCTTCTTTATTTTTTGATTATGCAGACTTGTTAAGACATGCTTCAATAAGTGCATTGATAGAAGGTATACTATGTTCTCCTTCAATTACAACCATTCTTTTTAGTATAAGATTTTCTGCTTTGGTGTCTTGTCCATGGCTATCTTTTTTGATAATTGATACAAGAACAACAAATTTTTTTTCATAGATAGAAGGGTTAATATCTAAGCAAATCGCCTCCGGTCAACAACAACAACCTtgttttatcccactaggtggggtcggctatatggatcattTAACAATAAAAAGGATTAATATCTAAGCAAATCGCCTCCGATCCAATTACAATAAAACCTGTGTTCAAATCCTTGGTGGTAGAGGAGAGATGACTTATAGAACTTGGTCAAGGATCATAAAGTCATTGAAATAGTTGGAAGGAATGTGTCGACACCAGGTGCTAATGAGAGTGTTGTTGCCTGTGTCCACACCAACTAATGCAGCTGCAATACATATCAAGCAAACATGAATTGTGGCTATCAGAATTACCCGCTGCACTTTCATTAAGATAGATACATTAAATTATTAGAAACTACAACCAGTATTTCTAGAAAAAGAAACATATCCAAAGTTTAGAAATTTATCACCAATGCATTCTCTAAAGTCTCACCCATATGACTAATTTATTATCATCAGCATTTGTGATTGCATATTTTAGCTGCTCTCTGCTCTCATCTAAGAAACATTATTTTAGGGTCgtgtataaaaaatataataagacTTTAATATTGAATATGAGTCAAGAGGTTATATTGACTTTCTGTTGATGGTATACAACGTGCTGATAACAGAAAAgacagtttcttcttcttctgacaaTGCTTTACTTTACTGCCTCTTGCTGCACAGAACCCATCTTACTGATGAGCAAAGACCTTTCCCATTTTCTCCCTTGTACACCTCCCATGGAAGATGCTCCATCACTGTTTAGTATCTCATTGTCTCCATCTTCTGGATAGTTGTTGCTATTTAGTAACTTTCCTCCGCATTCCCCTTCACTTGAACTGTAACAACTATCTAGTGCCAATTTTTTTTCTACATGAAGCTCCCTCCTATGTGTAAtcttgcccaagatcatcacttTCCAGCACTCTTGCCTCTTACCTCAGCATTGTGGGCTCAATGAGCATTGAGGTTTCTGTCACCACAGCATTGAGAGCTTTTCATATTGATTTATTCTCATGATAACGAGCAAAGGCAAGGCTAGCAATGAAAAATCATGAATCAAATTACTAATGCCTGGCAAAACTTTAAGGTTAATATGAAGCATTTACTGGCAATTTTCCTGTTTGAAGGAGACCCAGGAAAGTTCCAGCAAGTTAGCCAAAAAGCTGTAATTTTCGAATTGTAGTTGGATGGGGATTACAGTCTTGACAACATCAGATATTAGCATGCATAAAGTGATTATGCTTGCTATCAATAACATCTAAGTAAATtcaatgtatttttttttctttattattttccaAACTTTTAAATACGATCAATATTTTTTTCTCAGGTATAAAGAAACTGAACTATATATTGGTGAAAACAGTTGCATTGATCGCTGTACCGCAAAATATGTTCAAGTAAGTTCATTTCTTCGATTGCCTATTTACTCGATGGAAAAAcaatgtattttcttagaaagggAATGGAATTGCTTATCCTTTTGACTGT is from Zingiber officinale cultivar Zhangliang chromosome 7B, Zo_v1.1, whole genome shotgun sequence and encodes:
- the LOC122006774 gene encoding mitochondrial import inner membrane translocase subunit TIM10-like; its protein translation is MGDASSSANLLKEQNLVKLERELEFRIDLFSGLVKTCFNKCIDRRYKETELYIGENSCIDRCTAKYVQASNMIGQILASQKPSS